One Tripterygium wilfordii isolate XIE 37 chromosome 10, ASM1340144v1, whole genome shotgun sequence DNA segment encodes these proteins:
- the LOC120007312 gene encoding secreted RxLR effector protein 161-like yields the protein MEPKTPEEKERMSRVPYASAVGSLMYAMMCTRPDISSAVGLVTRFQSNPGPEHWKAVKRILRYLKGTMNYMLVYQGKDLRLFGYCDVDWGGDVDERKSTSGYAFILNVGAI from the coding sequence ATGGAGCCCAAGACTCcggaagagaaagaaagaatgtcCAGGGTACCATATGCAAGTGCTGTTGGTAGTCTTATGTATGCAATGATGTGTACTAGACCAGATATAAGCTCTGCTGTTGGGCTAGTAACTCGATTTCAATCGAATCCAGGGCCTGAACACTGGAAAGCAGTCAAGAGGATATTAAGGTACTTGAAAGGAACGATGAACTATATGCTAGTTTATCAAGGAAAGGATTTGCGGTTGTTTGGATATTGTGATGTTGACTGGGGAGGAGATGTAGACGAACGCAAATCCACATCAGGATATGCTTTTATACTTAATGTAGGAGCTATCTAA